One Amycolatopsis thermophila DNA segment encodes these proteins:
- a CDS encoding COX15/CtaA family protein: MALKSLIARLPYPSHSVQRAIGVAAIVAQAGIGVTGSVVRVTGSGLGCPTWPQCFPGSLVPVAHPEFDTLNQWIEFSNRMLTGVVILVSALAVLAAWRVLVDHPQRRRLVKLAWTMPGGVVLQAVVGGMTVLAKLEWWTVAIHFLASTPLIWLAVLLLRAFNEGDEPARWLVPPLAKKLLVTLVVALWGVLIAGTTVTGAGPHGGDPETHRLDAPIEVLARVHGGLLVFYLLVLATFGLVLMRGGTPAALWRRYAIVWVVALAQGVLGSVQYALGIPEALVSLHVLGSALVIVATAALWSGARDRGAVTTREPAPPESGVNGVPSPVMR, from the coding sequence GTGGCACTGAAGTCCCTGATCGCCCGCCTGCCGTACCCGTCGCACAGCGTGCAGCGCGCCATCGGCGTCGCCGCGATCGTCGCCCAGGCCGGCATCGGGGTCACCGGTTCGGTCGTCCGCGTCACCGGGTCCGGTCTCGGGTGCCCGACGTGGCCGCAGTGCTTCCCGGGCAGCCTGGTCCCGGTCGCCCACCCCGAGTTCGACACGCTCAACCAGTGGATCGAGTTCAGCAACCGGATGCTCACCGGCGTGGTCATCCTCGTCTCGGCGCTGGCCGTGCTCGCCGCGTGGCGGGTGCTCGTCGACCACCCGCAGCGGCGGCGGCTGGTCAAGCTCGCCTGGACGATGCCCGGCGGTGTCGTGCTGCAGGCGGTGGTCGGCGGGATGACGGTGCTCGCGAAGCTGGAGTGGTGGACCGTCGCGATCCACTTCCTCGCCTCGACACCGCTGATCTGGCTGGCCGTGCTGCTGCTGCGGGCGTTCAACGAGGGCGACGAGCCGGCGCGCTGGCTCGTCCCGCCGCTGGCGAAGAAGCTGCTGGTCACGCTCGTGGTGGCGCTGTGGGGGGTCCTGATCGCCGGCACCACCGTCACCGGCGCCGGCCCGCACGGCGGCGACCCGGAGACCCACCGGCTGGACGCGCCGATCGAGGTGCTCGCCCGGGTCCACGGCGGTCTGCTCGTGTTCTACCTGCTCGTGCTCGCCACGTTCGGCCTGGTGCTGATGCGGGGCGGCACCCCGGCCGCGCTGTGGCGGCGGTACGCGATCGTCTGGGTGGTGGCGCTCGCGCAGGGGGTGCTGGGGTCGGTGCAGTACGCGCTGGGCATCCCGGAGGCGCTCGTGTCGCTGCACGTCCTGGGTTCGGCGCTGGTGATCGTGGCGACCGCGGCGCTGTGGAGCGGCGCGCGGGACCGCGGCGCGGTCACGACGAGGGAGCCGGCGCCGCCGGAGAGCGGCGTGAACGGGGTTCCGTCGCCCGTCATGCGGTAG
- a CDS encoding ABC transporter permease: protein MLFTHAKVETSLTLRHGEQILLTLLIPLALLIGLTLLDVLPTGDLGGVSKVDWLTPRIFALAVMSSAFTGQAIALGFDRRYGVLKRLSATAIPRWLLVAGRIVAALVVVLLQVVALGVVAAFLGWTPSAAGIAAAIVLLVLGTLSFGALGVLLGGSLRAEAVLALANIVWFVLLLAGGILLAPSTLPSGAATVIELLPSGALAEGLRSALVDGQFAGGPIAVLAAWTVVAAAVAAKTTKLT from the coding sequence ATGCTGTTCACCCACGCGAAGGTCGAGACCAGCCTCACGCTGCGGCACGGCGAGCAGATCCTGCTCACCCTGCTCATCCCGCTGGCCCTGCTGATCGGCCTGACGCTGCTGGACGTCCTGCCCACCGGCGACCTCGGCGGCGTGTCCAAGGTGGACTGGCTGACGCCGCGGATCTTCGCGCTGGCGGTGATGTCCTCGGCGTTCACCGGGCAGGCCATCGCGCTCGGGTTCGACCGCCGCTACGGCGTGCTCAAGCGGCTGTCGGCCACCGCCATCCCGCGCTGGCTGCTCGTCGCGGGCCGGATCGTCGCCGCCCTGGTCGTGGTGCTGCTGCAGGTCGTGGCGCTCGGCGTGGTCGCCGCGTTCCTCGGCTGGACCCCGTCGGCGGCGGGCATCGCCGCGGCGATCGTCCTGCTCGTGCTCGGCACCCTGAGCTTCGGCGCGCTGGGTGTGCTGCTCGGCGGGTCGCTGCGGGCGGAGGCCGTGCTCGCGCTGGCCAACATCGTGTGGTTCGTGCTGCTGCTGGCCGGCGGCATCCTGCTGGCCCCGTCGACGCTGCCGTCGGGCGCCGCCACGGTCATCGAACTGCTGCCCTCCGGCGCGCTGGCCGAGGGGCTGCGGTCCGCGCTGGTGGACGGGCAGTTCGCCGGGGGGCCGATCGCCGTGCTCGCCGCCTGGACCGTCGTGGCGGCCGCGGTGGCCGCGAAGACGACAAAACTGACATAA
- a CDS encoding ABC transporter ATP-binding protein, which produces MSTPAVEITGLVKRYGSKTAVDGLDLKMGRGRLLALLGPNGAGKTTTVEICEGFRRADSGTVRVLGLDPARDGAALRPRIGVMPQGGGAYPGVRAGEMLGLVASCAADPLDPAWLLDVLGLAPARRTPFKRLSGGQQQRLSLACALVGRPELVFLDEPTAGMDPQARRLVWELLGALRSDGVSVLLTTHLMEEAEALADDVVIVDHGKVIAEGTPSALTADDTDTAQLRFKARASLDTELLTAALPEGYHVSESAPGSYQVAGKVTPQVVSTVTAWCAQQGVLAEELHVGKRDLEEVFLELTGRELRS; this is translated from the coding sequence GTGAGCACACCTGCCGTCGAGATCACCGGGCTGGTGAAGCGTTACGGCTCGAAGACCGCGGTCGACGGCCTGGACCTGAAGATGGGCCGCGGCCGCCTGCTCGCGCTGCTGGGCCCCAACGGCGCCGGCAAGACCACCACCGTCGAGATCTGCGAGGGCTTCCGCCGCGCCGACTCCGGCACGGTGCGCGTGCTGGGCCTCGACCCGGCGCGCGACGGCGCCGCCCTGCGCCCCCGCATCGGCGTCATGCCGCAGGGCGGCGGCGCCTACCCGGGCGTCCGCGCGGGCGAGATGCTGGGCCTGGTCGCCTCCTGCGCCGCCGACCCGCTCGACCCGGCGTGGCTGCTCGACGTCCTCGGCCTGGCCCCCGCCCGCCGCACCCCGTTCAAGCGCCTGTCCGGTGGCCAGCAGCAGCGCCTGTCACTGGCCTGCGCCCTCGTCGGGCGCCCCGAGCTGGTGTTCCTCGACGAGCCGACCGCAGGGATGGACCCGCAGGCCCGCCGCCTGGTCTGGGAGCTGCTCGGCGCGCTGCGCTCCGACGGCGTCAGCGTCCTGCTCACCACGCACCTCATGGAGGAGGCCGAGGCGCTGGCCGACGACGTGGTGATCGTCGACCACGGCAAGGTCATCGCCGAAGGCACCCCGAGCGCACTGACCGCCGACGACACCGACACCGCCCAGCTGCGGTTCAAGGCCCGCGCCTCGCTGGACACCGAGCTGCTCACCGCCGCCCTGCCCGAGGGCTACCACGTGAGCGAGTCCGCGCCGGGCAGCTACCAGGTCGCCGGCAAGGTGACCCCGCAGGTGGTGTCCACCGTGACCGCGTGGTGCGCCCAGCAGGGCGTGCTGGCCGAGGAGCTGCACGTCGGCAAACGCGACCTGGAAGAGGTCTTCCTCGAGCTGACCGGACGGGAGCTGCGATCGTGA